A single genomic interval of Psychroserpens sp. NJDZ02 harbors:
- a CDS encoding geranylgeranylglycerol-phosphate geranylgeranyltransferase, which yields MKLLQLIRFKNLLLIALVQLLIKYALFPSLSMNINGNELFITTALTHFEFLLLILSTLCIAAGGYIINDIYDTEADAINKPNKQIIGKAITEEKGYNLYMAFTVVGVVLGFYLSNLVGESRFFGIFVIIAALLYIYATFLQRMLLVGNIVISMLVGLSLIIVGIFELLPAVTLENGFLQTSMFEVLFDYAVFAFIITLIREIVKDIQDVDGDHKAQLKTLPIVIGKNRAAKVAFGLTLFAIALLVYYLVAFLYMQQVVVIYFLITVIAPLIYIAIKLFTAEHKKEFHTISNLLKLVMLSGMLSMVVYLIIK from the coding sequence TTGAAACTACTTCAGCTTATTCGCTTTAAAAATTTATTACTAATTGCATTAGTACAACTGCTAATTAAATATGCTTTATTTCCATCATTAAGCATGAATATTAATGGAAATGAGCTTTTTATAACTACAGCATTAACACATTTTGAGTTTCTACTGCTAATACTATCCACACTTTGCATTGCTGCAGGAGGTTATATTATAAATGATATTTATGATACCGAAGCAGATGCTATAAATAAACCCAACAAACAAATAATAGGTAAAGCCATTACCGAAGAAAAAGGATACAACCTTTATATGGCATTTACTGTAGTAGGCGTCGTTTTAGGTTTTTATTTATCTAATTTAGTAGGTGAAAGTAGGTTTTTTGGCATTTTTGTTATTATCGCTGCACTATTGTATATCTATGCTACCTTTTTACAACGCATGCTTTTAGTTGGTAATATTGTAATAAGTATGCTGGTGGGTTTAAGCTTAATTATTGTTGGGATATTCGAATTGCTTCCCGCTGTAACCCTTGAAAACGGGTTTTTACAAACCTCTATGTTTGAAGTGTTATTTGACTATGCCGTATTTGCTTTTATAATCACTCTAATTAGAGAAATTGTAAAAGATATTCAAGATGTAGATGGTGACCATAAAGCACAACTAAAAACACTACCTATTGTAATTGGAAAAAATAGAGCGGCTAAAGTTGCTTTTGGACTAACTCTTTTTGCTATCGCTCTACTAGTTTATTATTTAGTGGCCTTTTTATACATGCAACAAGTAGTCGTAATCTATTTTTTAATTACTGTCATTGCGCCTTTAATCTATATTGCTATAAAATTATTTACAGCAGAACATAAAAAAGAATTCCATACCATTAGTAATTTACTTAAGCTTGTTATGCTTTCTGGTATGCTATCCATGGTGGTTTATCTTATCATTAAATAA
- a CDS encoding KdsC family phosphatase, whose product MDNKSYKEYLHQITTFIFDVDGVLTNGMITITTSGEMIRHMNVKDGYAMKQALNHGYNVCIISGGTNEGVRTRLNHLGIKDVYLGAHQKIEQLEEYLNNNQIKAEHVLYMGDDIPDVPVLKLVGMPSCPQDAVPEVKRVSKYISHKLGGEGCVRDVIEQVMKVQNKWDSDFDAQTF is encoded by the coding sequence ATGGACAATAAAAGCTATAAAGAATACCTACACCAAATTACAACCTTTATTTTTGATGTAGACGGTGTACTGACCAATGGAATGATTACAATCACGACTTCAGGTGAGATGATTAGACACATGAATGTTAAGGATGGTTACGCAATGAAACAAGCCTTAAATCATGGATATAATGTGTGTATTATTTCTGGAGGAACTAACGAAGGGGTGCGTACTAGATTAAACCATTTAGGGATTAAAGATGTGTATTTAGGTGCGCATCAAAAAATTGAACAGCTTGAAGAATATTTAAATAATAATCAAATTAAAGCAGAGCACGTATTATATATGGGAGACGATATTCCTGATGTTCCTGTTTTAAAATTGGTTGGTATGCCAAGTTGCCCTCAAGATGCTGTTCCTGAAGTAAAACGTGTCTCTAAATACATCTCGCATAAATTAGGTGGTGAAGGTTGTGTCCGTGACGTCATCGAACAAGTTATGAAAGTGCAAAATAAATGGGATAGTGATTTTGATGCCCAGACGTTTTAA
- a CDS encoding Rossmann-like and DUF2520 domain-containing protein, producing the protein MIKIVLLGAGNVATHLYKVFKTASNIEVVQWYNRNKKAIESYKNEVEITDDVNNLIEADVYIIAISDDAIESLSASLPFENRLVVHTSGSARLYDIDQKHYRGVFYPLQTFSKAVDLDFTTVPICIETLRKEDFKLLETIGQSLGCTTYKVNPKQRPALHLAAVFINNFTNQIYRVAHEITEKQGADFDILKPLITETARKVQEVSPYLAQTGPAKRNDKKTIKRHLKLLDNPHHEAIYTLLTESIKKTHGQ; encoded by the coding sequence ATGATTAAAATAGTTTTGCTTGGCGCAGGAAATGTAGCCACACACTTATACAAAGTCTTTAAAACTGCTTCAAATATTGAAGTTGTGCAATGGTACAATCGCAATAAAAAAGCTATCGAAAGTTACAAAAACGAAGTAGAGATTACCGACGATGTTAATAATTTAATAGAAGCTGATGTCTACATTATAGCCATTAGCGATGACGCTATTGAATCATTAAGCGCCTCCCTCCCTTTTGAAAACAGATTAGTGGTCCATACTTCGGGAAGCGCCCGTTTATATGACATTGACCAAAAGCACTATCGAGGCGTATTTTATCCTTTACAAACCTTTAGTAAAGCGGTAGACTTAGACTTTACAACAGTGCCAATCTGTATTGAAACCTTAAGAAAGGAAGATTTTAAATTATTAGAAACCATAGGGCAAAGCTTAGGTTGCACAACCTATAAAGTAAACCCAAAACAGAGACCTGCGTTGCATTTAGCTGCTGTATTTATTAATAATTTTACGAATCAGATTTACAGAGTCGCCCATGAGATTACAGAAAAACAAGGCGCTGATTTTGATATTTTAAAACCATTAATTACTGAAACGGCAAGAAAAGTACAGGAAGTATCTCCGTATTTAGCGCAAACAGGTCCTGCCAAACGAAACGATAAAAAAACAATAAAAAGACATTTAAAATTATTAGACAACCCGCATCACGAAGCGATCTATACTCTTTTAACCGAATCAATAAAAAAAACACATGGACAATAA
- a CDS encoding group III truncated hemoglobin, whose translation MKRKEIANRADVKLLVGEFYIKVRADNLLGPIFNEIITDWDQHLDHLTTFWETSLFIGKKLDHKYVGNPLVAHEKVDKTLDHTISEMHFGVWLNLWYATLDQFFEGEIADNAKRRARKMGTFMYLKIFEARQNKQP comes from the coding sequence ATGAAACGAAAAGAAATTGCTAACAGAGCCGATGTTAAACTTTTAGTAGGTGAATTTTACATAAAAGTTAGAGCAGATAATTTATTAGGTCCTATTTTTAATGAAATCATAACAGATTGGGATCAGCATTTAGATCATTTAACGACCTTTTGGGAAACCAGCTTATTTATAGGTAAAAAGTTAGATCATAAGTATGTTGGTAATCCGCTAGTGGCACATGAAAAAGTAGATAAAACCCTTGATCACACTATTTCAGAAATGCATTTTGGAGTTTGGTTGAATTTATGGTATGCCACATTAGATCAGTTTTTTGAAGGTGAAATAGCTGATAATGCGAAACGTAGAGCACGGAAAATGGGAACATTCATGTATTTAAAAATCTTTGAAGCTAGGCAAAACAAACAGCCGTAA
- the ccsA gene encoding cytochrome c biogenesis protein CcsA: MQNRIAKILFSTRLTSVLFIVFAVAMATGTILDRNMDTSPTPYTRNLIYNAWWFEAIMVLFMVNFIGNIFKFRLLRKEKWATLTLHLAFILIIFGAGITRYFGFEGMIAIREGETESAFLSQRTYITANIDGDYEIEGIPQRLPFDKEVDFSGRMNNSFDYTVYYDNAPVRFELTDFFLGAEMDVVPDDAGENYLKIVEAQGGGPHNHFLKQGSVENIHSLLVALDKPTEGAINITTTPEGLMVHSPFEGSYLQMATMAEGELIKDSLQPLMMRSRYIIGDMQLVFPKPVVKGKFDVVKKASFLKQDENAVVLNVTANGETKEVKLLGSQWSNNRFTEINVGGLDIDLKYGSKVLELPFEVKLNDFIAEKYPGTENNYSSYESKVTVIDKETGDFDFHIYMNNILDHKGYRFFQADYDKDLKGTILSVNHDFWGTWVTYAGYFLLYFGMMAILFANHTRFRDLQNGLEKIKNKKAKLSAILLLCFSLSGFAQTEQHTEDDGHGHQETENKIPSKFQIDSILKANVAPKAHADKFGHIVIQDLDGRMMPIDTYASELLRKLTKHETYEGMTANQIFLSIQESPMLWYNVPIIYLKAHKSDSIRSVIGIPKDQNFARLLDFFTEDFKYKLDPYLEEASAVKSQTGIQKEFMETNQRINLLSNAIEGRSLKIFPVPEDENNKWISPFEYKNEGYNQKITDTTYGSFIGSGFDWYLYTLNEAKKTNDYTKSEKLLEAFKTSQSKVGATVMLSESKINAEILYNKYDVFKKLFSWYMYAGTLLFVLLVWQIFKTSNKWLNKSVIVFKFIILGLFILHTAGLIARWYISGHAPWSDAYESMIYVAWATMFFGLAFGRKSDLTLASTAFVTAMILMIAHWNWMDPAIANLQPVLDSYWLMIHVAVIVASYGPFTLGMILGVVSLVLMILTNKANKPKMDINIKELTIITEMSLTVGLVMLTIGNFLGGQWANESWGRYWGWDPKETWALISIMLYAFVIHMRLVPGLRGRWFFNLMAIITFSTILMTYFGVNFYLSGLHSYASGDQIVSFKFIAIALGIVAVIGFFSYRKYVQYYKK, encoded by the coding sequence ATGCAAAATAGAATCGCCAAAATCTTATTTTCTACACGATTAACATCTGTCTTATTTATTGTATTTGCAGTTGCCATGGCAACGGGTACTATCCTAGACAGAAACATGGATACATCTCCAACCCCTTATACCCGAAATTTAATCTATAACGCCTGGTGGTTTGAAGCGATCATGGTGTTGTTTATGGTTAATTTTATTGGTAATATTTTTAAATTTAGGTTATTACGTAAGGAAAAATGGGCAACATTAACGCTGCATTTAGCTTTTATACTAATTATTTTTGGTGCTGGTATTACGCGTTATTTTGGTTTTGAAGGTATGATTGCTATTAGAGAAGGAGAGACAGAAAGTGCCTTTTTATCGCAAAGAACATATATTACAGCTAATATAGATGGTGATTATGAGATAGAAGGAATACCACAACGTTTACCTTTTGATAAGGAAGTCGATTTTTCAGGAAGAATGAATAACAGTTTTGATTATACTGTTTATTATGATAACGCTCCTGTGCGATTTGAGTTAACCGATTTTTTTCTTGGAGCAGAAATGGATGTTGTTCCTGATGATGCGGGAGAAAATTATTTAAAAATAGTTGAAGCTCAAGGAGGTGGTCCACATAACCACTTTTTAAAACAAGGTAGTGTCGAAAATATTCATAGTCTATTAGTGGCTTTAGACAAACCAACGGAAGGGGCTATAAATATCACCACGACTCCGGAAGGTTTAATGGTGCATTCTCCATTTGAAGGGAGTTATTTGCAAATGGCTACGATGGCAGAAGGGGAGTTGATTAAAGATAGTTTACAACCTTTAATGATGCGTTCTAGATATATTATTGGAGACATGCAATTGGTATTTCCTAAACCTGTTGTTAAAGGAAAATTTGATGTTGTTAAAAAGGCTAGTTTCTTAAAGCAAGATGAAAATGCTGTTGTATTAAATGTGACTGCAAATGGAGAAACTAAAGAAGTTAAGCTTTTGGGAAGTCAATGGTCTAATAACCGTTTTACAGAAATTAATGTGGGTGGATTGGATATTGATTTAAAATATGGGTCTAAAGTATTGGAACTGCCTTTTGAGGTTAAATTAAACGATTTTATTGCTGAAAAATACCCTGGTACAGAGAATAATTATTCGTCTTACGAAAGTAAGGTAACCGTTATCGATAAAGAAACGGGGGATTTTGATTTTCATATCTATATGAATAATATATTGGATCATAAAGGATATCGCTTTTTTCAAGCCGATTATGACAAGGATTTAAAAGGAACTATTTTATCTGTAAATCATGATTTTTGGGGAACTTGGGTCACGTATGCGGGTTACTTTTTACTGTATTTTGGCATGATGGCTATTTTATTTGCAAATCATACTAGATTTAGAGATTTACAAAATGGATTAGAAAAAATTAAAAATAAAAAGGCAAAATTAAGTGCTATTCTATTATTATGTTTTAGTTTAAGTGGTTTCGCTCAAACGGAGCAGCACACGGAAGACGATGGTCACGGTCATCAGGAAACAGAAAATAAAATTCCATCTAAATTTCAAATAGATTCTATCCTAAAAGCTAATGTCGCACCTAAAGCACATGCGGATAAGTTTGGTCATATTGTAATTCAAGATTTAGATGGACGTATGATGCCTATTGATACGTATGCTTCTGAGTTGTTAAGAAAGTTAACTAAGCATGAGACTTATGAAGGTATGACGGCTAATCAAATCTTCTTGAGTATTCAAGAAAGTCCAATGTTATGGTATAATGTGCCTATTATTTATTTGAAGGCACATAAATCAGATTCTATTCGAAGTGTTATTGGTATTCCGAAGGATCAGAATTTTGCTAGATTATTAGATTTCTTTACAGAAGACTTTAAGTATAAGTTAGATCCGTATTTAGAGGAAGCGTCTGCGGTAAAATCGCAAACGGGAATTCAGAAAGAATTCATGGAGACTAACCAACGTATTAATTTGCTGAGTAATGCGATTGAAGGACGTTCACTTAAGATATTTCCTGTTCCGGAGGATGAGAACAATAAATGGATTTCTCCTTTTGAATATAAAAATGAAGGGTATAATCAAAAAATAACAGACACGACTTATGGTAGTTTTATTGGTTCTGGTTTTGATTGGTATTTGTATACTTTAAATGAAGCTAAAAAGACAAACGATTATACTAAATCTGAAAAGCTTTTAGAGGCTTTTAAAACCTCTCAAAGTAAAGTTGGAGCAACGGTTATGCTTAGTGAAAGTAAAATAAATGCAGAGATATTATATAATAAATATGATGTATTTAAGAAGCTGTTTAGTTGGTATATGTACGCTGGAACACTCTTGTTTGTGTTGCTTGTTTGGCAGATTTTTAAAACGAGTAATAAGTGGTTGAATAAAAGTGTTATTGTTTTTAAATTTATCATTTTAGGTTTATTTATCTTACATACAGCAGGATTAATTGCACGTTGGTATATTTCTGGGCATGCGCCTTGGAGTGATGCTTACGAGTCTATGATTTATGTCGCTTGGGCAACAATGTTTTTTGGTTTAGCCTTTGGTAGAAAAAGTGATTTGACTTTAGCATCTACTGCTTTTGTTACTGCAATGATATTAATGATTGCGCATTGGAATTGGATGGATCCAGCTATTGCCAATTTACAACCAGTATTAGATAGTTATTGGTTAATGATACATGTTGCTGTTATTGTAGCAAGTTATGGACCGTTTACTTTAGGGATGATATTAGGAGTGGTATCGTTAGTTTTAATGATACTAACAAACAAAGCGAACAAACCTAAAATGGATATTAATATTAAAGAATTAACAATTATAACAGAAATGTCTTTAACGGTTGGTTTGGTAATGTTAACTATTGGTAATTTCCTTGGTGGACAATGGGCCAACGAGAGTTGGGGACGTTATTGGGGTTGGGATCCAAAGGAAACTTGGGCGCTTATTAGTATCATGCTGTATGCCTTTGTAATACACATGCGCTTAGTGCCAGGTTTACGTGGGCGTTGGTTTTTTAATTTAATGGCAATTATTACATTTAGTACGATATTAATGACTTATTTTGGGGTTAACTTCTACCTTTCTGGATTGCATAGTTATGCTAGTGGAGATCAAATTGTAAGCTTTAAATTTATAGCTATTGCCTTAGGAATTGTGGCTGTTATTGGTTTCTTTTCGTATAGAAAATATGTTCAGTATTATAAGAAATAA
- the mscL gene encoding large conductance mechanosensitive channel protein MscL, which produces MKFFKEFKEFAVKGNMMDMAIGIIIGASFNKVIDVLVKKVFMPPLSLMTDGLNFHNKRYILRDAITNNEGAIITQEVAVYYGELFEVVLDFLIVGLTVFIVVKAMNQLRDKSQDVKNKTVKTPKDIELLSKLTDLMEEQNTLLKAIKK; this is translated from the coding sequence ATGAAATTTTTTAAAGAGTTCAAAGAATTTGCTGTAAAAGGTAATATGATGGACATGGCTATTGGTATAATAATAGGAGCGTCCTTTAATAAAGTTATTGATGTATTAGTAAAAAAAGTATTCATGCCGCCATTATCATTAATGACAGATGGATTAAATTTTCATAATAAAAGGTACATATTAAGAGACGCTATAACTAATAATGAAGGCGCTATTATAACTCAGGAGGTTGCTGTGTATTATGGCGAATTATTTGAAGTTGTTTTAGATTTCTTAATTGTCGGGCTTACTGTGTTTATAGTGGTTAAAGCAATGAATCAGTTGCGAGATAAATCCCAGGATGTAAAAAATAAAACGGTAAAGACACCAAAAGATATAGAGCTTTTATCTAAGTTGACAGATTTAATGGAAGAGCAAAACACACTTTTAAAAGCTATAAAAAAATAG
- a CDS encoding trans-sulfuration enzyme family protein, with protein MKLDKQGLNTICAHLGEVPDDQFKGAVSPIYLSSSYEFMDVDVKRYPRYFNTPNQEYLVKKIAGLEQTETAMIFGSGMAAISHMFLAFLEAGDHIIVQNTLYGGTTNFIREEFPKLNIEFTFTNGYKVEDFEAAIKPNTKLIHIETPSNPLLTITDIKAIAKLGKQKNIVTSIDNTFASPVNQNPAQFGIDLIMHSATKYFGGHSDICAGAVAGSKIHMDKIWNVSKNYGGSLSDFTVWMLERSMKTMGLRVKAQTKNANKMAKWLDKQTFVKQVYYPGLKSHPEHKLAKAQMKGFGAMLSFELIDHIDSNQFMKQLNLIKASMSLAGVESTMLSPTQTSHALLTAEQRADIGIADGLIRFSVGIEEAKDLKADITQAINTIK; from the coding sequence ATGAAATTAGACAAACAAGGTTTAAATACCATCTGCGCGCATCTAGGAGAAGTTCCTGACGATCAGTTTAAAGGCGCCGTATCTCCAATATATCTATCATCTTCTTATGAGTTTATGGATGTTGATGTAAAACGTTATCCCCGATATTTTAATACACCAAATCAAGAATATCTAGTCAAAAAGATAGCCGGTTTAGAACAAACGGAAACCGCAATGATTTTTGGTTCTGGTATGGCGGCGATAAGTCATATGTTTCTAGCCTTTTTGGAAGCAGGAGACCATATTATAGTCCAAAATACATTATATGGAGGTACAACTAATTTTATTAGGGAAGAATTTCCTAAACTGAATATCGAGTTTACATTTACTAATGGGTATAAGGTTGAAGATTTTGAAGCTGCTATTAAACCTAATACAAAATTAATTCATATTGAAACACCTTCAAATCCGTTATTAACTATTACGGATATCAAGGCAATTGCCAAATTAGGTAAACAAAAAAATATAGTCACTAGTATTGACAATACCTTTGCAAGTCCTGTTAATCAAAACCCTGCTCAGTTTGGTATCGATTTAATCATGCACTCTGCCACTAAATATTTTGGAGGACATAGTGATATTTGTGCAGGCGCAGTAGCTGGGAGTAAGATACATATGGATAAAATCTGGAATGTCTCTAAAAATTATGGTGGAAGTTTAAGTGATTTTACGGTTTGGATGCTAGAACGTAGCATGAAAACAATGGGCTTACGTGTCAAAGCGCAAACTAAAAATGCCAATAAAATGGCTAAATGGTTGGACAAGCAGACATTTGTTAAACAAGTCTATTATCCAGGTTTAAAAAGTCATCCAGAGCATAAATTAGCTAAAGCACAGATGAAAGGCTTTGGAGCGATGTTGTCTTTTGAATTAATAGACCATATCGATTCTAATCAATTTATGAAGCAATTAAATTTAATAAAAGCTTCCATGAGTTTGGCAGGAGTAGAGAGTACGATGCTATCACCAACACAGACCTCACATGCATTATTAACAGCGGAACAGCGCGCAGATATTGGTATTGCTGATGGTTTAATCCGTTTTTCTGTTGGGATAGAAGAAGCTAAAGATTTAAAAGCAGATATTACGCAAGCCATTAATACTATTAAATAA
- the rlmF gene encoding 23S rRNA (adenine(1618)-N(6))-methyltransferase RlmF, with the protein MHKKNKHTEDYNFDQLTVAYANLEPFVFTNANNKKTIDFANPKAVKALNAALLKSHYDVDFWEFPDHFLCPPIPGRVDYILHIKDLLDRSKLTENITVLDVGVGANCIYPLLGNAEYDWSFIGVDSNDDALKSAQNIIDKNNLQDKIKLKKQQDDAHILNGVLSETDKVSVTMCNPPFFKNEADAVKATTSKLKGLGKPTDEMVRNFSGQAHELWYKGGEKAFLHNYLYESSLLKTQSFWYTSLVSNKDNIKTINQSLKKLGATAVLTIAMNIGNKKSRVVAWTFLTEEQKENWNK; encoded by the coding sequence GTGCACAAAAAAAACAAACATACCGAAGATTACAATTTTGATCAGCTTACAGTAGCGTATGCTAACTTAGAGCCATTCGTGTTTACTAACGCGAATAATAAAAAAACAATTGATTTTGCAAACCCTAAAGCGGTAAAAGCTTTGAATGCAGCGTTGTTAAAGTCACATTATGATGTTGATTTTTGGGAGTTTCCGGATCATTTTTTGTGTCCTCCAATTCCAGGACGTGTAGATTATATTTTACATATTAAAGATTTACTGGACCGTTCTAAACTAACAGAAAATATTACAGTATTAGATGTTGGTGTTGGAGCAAATTGTATTTATCCATTATTGGGGAATGCAGAGTACGACTGGAGTTTTATTGGTGTAGATAGTAATGATGATGCGCTTAAATCTGCTCAGAATATTATCGATAAAAATAACTTACAAGATAAAATTAAGCTTAAAAAGCAACAAGATGATGCACATATTTTAAATGGTGTATTAAGTGAAACAGATAAAGTTTCAGTTACCATGTGTAATCCTCCATTTTTTAAAAATGAGGCGGATGCTGTAAAAGCAACAACAAGTAAACTTAAAGGCTTAGGTAAGCCTACAGATGAAATGGTGCGTAATTTTTCAGGACAAGCACACGAGTTATGGTATAAAGGCGGAGAGAAAGCTTTTTTGCATAACTATTTATATGAAAGCTCTTTGTTAAAAACACAAAGTTTCTGGTACACTAGTTTAGTATCGAATAAGGATAATATTAAAACGATAAACCAATCGCTTAAAAAACTAGGAGCGACAGCGGTGTTAACTATCGCTATGAATATTGGTAACAAAAAAAGTAGAGTGGTTGCTTGGACGTTTTTAACTGAGGAACAAAAAGAAAATTGGAATAAATAA
- the bshB1 gene encoding bacillithiol biosynthesis deacetylase BshB1, with protein MKVDILAFGAHPDDIELGAGGTIAKEIAKGKTVAIVDLTKGELGTRGTALTRKAEAEDAKNILGVAYRENLGFKDGFFVNDKVHQLEVIKMIRKYQPEIVLCNAIDDRHIDHGKGSKLVSDACFLSGLIKIETNIGNEPQKQWRPKQVYHYIQWKTIEPDFVVDISGYLDIKMKSVLAYKTQFFDPSSKEPETPISSKNFTDSVKYRARDLGRLVNVDYAEGYTVERYAAVDSLFDLL; from the coding sequence ATGAAAGTAGATATACTAGCATTTGGTGCACATCCAGACGATATAGAACTTGGAGCAGGAGGTACGATCGCTAAAGAAATTGCAAAAGGAAAAACGGTAGCAATCGTTGATTTAACTAAAGGAGAACTAGGAACGCGTGGTACGGCATTAACTAGGAAGGCAGAAGCTGAAGACGCTAAAAATATATTAGGTGTTGCTTACAGAGAAAATTTAGGGTTTAAAGACGGTTTTTTTGTAAATGATAAAGTACATCAATTAGAAGTTATAAAAATGATACGGAAGTATCAACCAGAAATTGTGTTATGCAATGCTATTGATGATAGGCATATTGACCACGGAAAAGGAAGTAAGCTAGTTAGTGATGCTTGTTTTTTAAGTGGTTTAATAAAAATTGAAACAAACATTGGTAATGAGCCTCAAAAACAATGGAGACCAAAACAAGTGTATCATTATATACAATGGAAAACTATCGAGCCAGACTTTGTCGTAGATATTTCTGGTTATCTAGATATTAAAATGAAAAGTGTACTCGCTTATAAAACTCAGTTTTTTGATCCGAGTAGTAAAGAGCCAGAAACACCAATATCTAGCAAAAACTTTACAGATAGTGTTAAATACAGAGCCAGAGACCTAGGTCGCTTGGTAAATGTTGATTATGCAGAAGGCTATACAGTAGAGCGTTACGCTGCGGTGGATAGTTTATTTGATTTATTGTAA